Proteins encoded in a region of the Populus nigra chromosome 3, ddPopNigr1.1, whole genome shotgun sequence genome:
- the LOC133688326 gene encoding uncharacterized protein LOC133688326 produces MAGGNFMHRVLSYVVNELVVNGLANSPAFQRFAVRTSRRIDDISNIAAKKKQELAEQMKDLSKNIDSFKNQQ; encoded by the exons ATGGCGGGTGGGAATTTCATGCACAGGGTCTTATCTTATGTTGTGAATGAGCTTGTCGTCAATGGTCTTGCTAACAG TCCTGCATTCCAGAGGTTTGCAGTGAGGACATCGAGGAGGAttgatgatatttcaaacatCG CGGCAAAGAAGAAGCAAGAACTTGCTGAGCAGATGAAAGACCTCTCCAAGAATATTGAC TCTTTTAAGAACCAGCAGTAG
- the LOC133689756 gene encoding acyl-coenzyme A oxidase 4, peroxisomal-like isoform X2, which yields MSIPKNRDELEQNPRSSYFNLPPLDVSVAFPQATPVSTFPPSVSDYYQFSDLLTVEDQALRMRVRECMEKEIAPMMTEYWEKAKFPFHAIPKLGALGIAGGTIKGYGCPGLSITASAIAMAEVARVDASCSTFILVHSSLAMLTIAFCGSEEQKLKYLPSLAQFSTVACWALTEPDYGSDASGLKTTAIKVEGGWILEGKKRWIGNSTFADLLVVFARNTTTNQINGFIVKKDAPGLTVTKIENKIGLRIVQNGDIVMKRVFVPDEDRLPGVNSFQDTNKVLAVSRVMVAWQPIGISMGVYDMCHRYLKERKQFGAPLAAFQINQQKLVHMLGNVQAMVLVGWRLCKLYEKEKMTPGQASLAKAWISLKARETASIGRELLGGNGILADFLVAKALCDLEPIYTYEGTYDINSLITGREITGLASFKPAMLSKRSRM from the exons ATGTCAATCCCTAAAAACAGAG ATGAGCTTGAGCAAAATCCAAGGAGCTCGTATTTTAATTTACCGCCGTTGGATGTTTCCGTCGCCTTCCCTCAAGCAACTCCAGTTTCCACATTTCCTCCTAGCG ttTCAGATTACTATCAATTCAGTGATTTATTAACCGTGGAGGATCAGGCACTCAGGATGAGAGTGAGGGAGTGTATGGAGAAGGAAATAGCTCCGATGATGACAGAG TATTGGGAGAAGGCGAAGTTCCCGTTTCATGCGATTCCGAAGCTCGGTGCCTTGGGTATAGCTGGGGGAACGATCAAG GGTTATGGGTGCCCTGGTCTTTCCATCACTGCAAGTGCCATCGCAATGGCAGAAGTTGCTAGAGTTGACGCGAGCTGTTCGACTTTTATTTTGGTGCATTCATCTCTGGCAATGCTCACCATAG CATTTTGTGGTTCGGAGGAACAGAAGCTGAAATATTTACCTTCTTTGGCACAGTTCAGCACCGTAGCTTGTTGG GCTTTGACCGAGCCTGACTATGGAAGTGATGCAAGTGGTCTGAAAACAACAGCAATAAAG GTGGAAGGAGGTTGGATACTCGAGGGCAAAAAACGCTGGATAGGAAACAGTACCTTTGCAGATTTGCTTGTTGTATTCGCTCGCAATACCACTACTAATCAGATTAACGG ATTTATAGTAAAGAAGGACGCTCCTGGATTAACAGttacaaaaattgaaaataaaattggtcTGCGCATTGTACAAAATGGAGATATTGTCATGAAAAGAgtttttgttcctgatgaggaCAGGTTGCCTGGTGTCAACTCTTTTCAAGATACAAATAAG GTTCTAGCTGTTTCGCGTGTAATGGTTGCCTGGCAACCTATTGGCATATCAATGGGGGTCTATGACATGTGTCACAG GTATctaaaggaaaggaaacaatTTGGAGCACCATTGGCAGCTTTCCAAATCAATCAACAGAAACTTGTTCACATGCTTGGTAATGTCCAAGCAATGGTACTAGTTGGTTGGCGTCTTTGCAAGTtgtatgaaaaggaaaaaatgaccCCAGGTCAAGCTAGCTTGGCAAAG GCATGGATCAGTTTGAAGGCAAGGGAAACTGCTAGTATTGGGAGGGAGTTACTTGGTGGCAATGGAATTTTGGCTGATTTTCTAGTTGCCAAG GCACTATGTGATTTAGAACCCATTTACACATATGAAGGCACCTATGACATCAACAGCTTGATAACAGGCAGGGAAATCACTGGTCTTGCCAGTTTTAAGCCAGCAATGTTGAGCAAGCGAAGTCGCATGTAG
- the LOC133689756 gene encoding acyl-coenzyme A oxidase 4, peroxisomal-like isoform X1 gives MSIPKNRADELEQNPRSSYFNLPPLDVSVAFPQATPVSTFPPSVSDYYQFSDLLTVEDQALRMRVRECMEKEIAPMMTEYWEKAKFPFHAIPKLGALGIAGGTIKGYGCPGLSITASAIAMAEVARVDASCSTFILVHSSLAMLTIAFCGSEEQKLKYLPSLAQFSTVACWALTEPDYGSDASGLKTTAIKVEGGWILEGKKRWIGNSTFADLLVVFARNTTTNQINGFIVKKDAPGLTVTKIENKIGLRIVQNGDIVMKRVFVPDEDRLPGVNSFQDTNKVLAVSRVMVAWQPIGISMGVYDMCHRYLKERKQFGAPLAAFQINQQKLVHMLGNVQAMVLVGWRLCKLYEKEKMTPGQASLAKAWISLKARETASIGRELLGGNGILADFLVAKALCDLEPIYTYEGTYDINSLITGREITGLASFKPAMLSKRSRM, from the exons ATGTCAATCCCTAAAAACAGAG CAGATGAGCTTGAGCAAAATCCAAGGAGCTCGTATTTTAATTTACCGCCGTTGGATGTTTCCGTCGCCTTCCCTCAAGCAACTCCAGTTTCCACATTTCCTCCTAGCG ttTCAGATTACTATCAATTCAGTGATTTATTAACCGTGGAGGATCAGGCACTCAGGATGAGAGTGAGGGAGTGTATGGAGAAGGAAATAGCTCCGATGATGACAGAG TATTGGGAGAAGGCGAAGTTCCCGTTTCATGCGATTCCGAAGCTCGGTGCCTTGGGTATAGCTGGGGGAACGATCAAG GGTTATGGGTGCCCTGGTCTTTCCATCACTGCAAGTGCCATCGCAATGGCAGAAGTTGCTAGAGTTGACGCGAGCTGTTCGACTTTTATTTTGGTGCATTCATCTCTGGCAATGCTCACCATAG CATTTTGTGGTTCGGAGGAACAGAAGCTGAAATATTTACCTTCTTTGGCACAGTTCAGCACCGTAGCTTGTTGG GCTTTGACCGAGCCTGACTATGGAAGTGATGCAAGTGGTCTGAAAACAACAGCAATAAAG GTGGAAGGAGGTTGGATACTCGAGGGCAAAAAACGCTGGATAGGAAACAGTACCTTTGCAGATTTGCTTGTTGTATTCGCTCGCAATACCACTACTAATCAGATTAACGG ATTTATAGTAAAGAAGGACGCTCCTGGATTAACAGttacaaaaattgaaaataaaattggtcTGCGCATTGTACAAAATGGAGATATTGTCATGAAAAGAgtttttgttcctgatgaggaCAGGTTGCCTGGTGTCAACTCTTTTCAAGATACAAATAAG GTTCTAGCTGTTTCGCGTGTAATGGTTGCCTGGCAACCTATTGGCATATCAATGGGGGTCTATGACATGTGTCACAG GTATctaaaggaaaggaaacaatTTGGAGCACCATTGGCAGCTTTCCAAATCAATCAACAGAAACTTGTTCACATGCTTGGTAATGTCCAAGCAATGGTACTAGTTGGTTGGCGTCTTTGCAAGTtgtatgaaaaggaaaaaatgaccCCAGGTCAAGCTAGCTTGGCAAAG GCATGGATCAGTTTGAAGGCAAGGGAAACTGCTAGTATTGGGAGGGAGTTACTTGGTGGCAATGGAATTTTGGCTGATTTTCTAGTTGCCAAG GCACTATGTGATTTAGAACCCATTTACACATATGAAGGCACCTATGACATCAACAGCTTGATAACAGGCAGGGAAATCACTGGTCTTGCCAGTTTTAAGCCAGCAATGTTGAGCAAGCGAAGTCGCATGTAG